AGCACGCATTCCATGGCCAAGAACATCCTCGTCGTCAGCTGCGACGTGCGCGAGACCCGCGCCGCGCTCATCGAAGACGGCATCATCGCCGAGCTCCACATCGAGCGCAGCGGAGCCGACGCAAGCACCGTAGGCAACGTCTACGTCGGGAAGGTCACGCGCGTCCTGCCTGGCCTCCAGGCGGCGTTCATCGACATTGGTCAGGAGCGCGCGGCGTTCCTGCACGTCGAAGACCTCATCCGCCCCGACGACTTCGACGCTTACCTCGCGGGCGGCCGCAAGCACGCGCGTGGGGAGGCTCGCGTCGTCGAAGCCGAGGTCCCGCCTGTCGAGGAAGACGAAGACGGCGCGGACGACGACGAGGCGCCGATCACGGCGGTCTCTGCCGCGGCGGAGGCAGGGGCCCCCGCGGCCCCCGGCGCCGCTGCCTCACATAGCTCCAACGTGGAGCTCGAGCTCGGCTCCGAGGCGGCGCTGCTGGAGGGCGCCACCGACGACTCCTCGGCGGACGTCGGCGCGCTCGCCGCGCAGGCCGACGACGACCTCGACGAGGCTCCGGACAGCGACGAGGCCGCGGTCTCTCCCGAGCCGCTTCAGGCGGACGGAGACGACGGCGACGACGGCGACGACCGGGGCTCCGACGCCGACCTCGACCCCGCCGACGACGTCGCCGACGACCTCGACCGGGGCGACGGAGACGACGCCGCGGACGAGGCCGAGGGGCCGACCCTCACGAGCGCCCCCATCGACGGATTCCCCGAGGATCTCCCGGGGTTCACCATCAGCGATCCCGGCGAGCCCGTGCCGAGGGCGCCCGCCCCGGCGCGAACCGCGGACCGCGGCCGAGGGCGACGCCGAGGGCGAGGGCGCAGCGGCGACCGCCCAGGCGGGGATGGCGGCGGCGGCGGCGGCCGCGACCGTGGGCGTTCCGGCGGCGGTGGCGGCGGTACCAGCGACCGCGGCGATCGCGGCAAGCACGGCCGAAGGCCGGGCCCCTCGGCCCAGCCGGCTCCGAACCGCATCTCCAAGTCGACGCCGATCCGCGAGGTGGTGCGCGAGGGCCAAGAGATCATCGTTCAGGTCACGAAGGACCCCATCAGCACGAAGGGGGCGCGCTGCTCGAGCCACATCTCGCTGCCAGGCCGCTATGTCGTCTACCTCCCCACGGTCGAGCACGTGGGCATCTCGAAGCGCATTGGGTCCGAGAAAGAGCGCGCGAGGCTGCGCGAGGCGATCGACGGGATGAAGCCGCCGAGCGGCGGGCTCATCGTGCGGACCGTGGCCGAGGGCCTCACGAAGAAGCAGCTCAAGCAGGACGTGGGCTATCTCGTGCGGCTCTGGGGCGAGATCGCCAAGAAGAAAGAGACCGTCGGCAAGGCGCCGGCGATCCTGATGAACGAGCTCGACCTCGTGCTGAAGGTCGCGCGCGATCTGTTCACCGACGAGGTCGCACAGGTCGTCGTCGACGACAAGAACCAGTACGATCGCCTCTGTCGGTTCGTGGAGATGTTCGCCCCCGACCGGGTGAAGGACGTCGTCTACTACTCCGAGGAGGAGCCCATCTTCGACGCGTACGGCATCGAGGACGAGATCGGCCGCGCGCTCTCCCGCAAGGTGCCGCTGCCCTCCGGCGGTCACCTCGTGATCGACCAGGCAGAGGCCCTCACCGCGATCGACGTGAACACCGGCCGGTTCGTGGGCAAGGGCTCCAAGGACATGGAGGAGACGGTCCTCAAGACCAACCTCGAGGCCGTCCACGAGATCGCCTACCAGCTCCGCTTCCGAAACATCGGCGGGCTCATCATCCTCGACCTCATCGACATGGAGCGCTCGTCGAACCGCGAGAAGGTCCGCCGCACGCTCGAGGACCTGCTCCAGAAAGACAAGGCGAAGACCACGCTCAATCGCATCAGCGATCTTGGCCTCATCGAGATGACCCGCAAGCGCACGCGCGAGTCGCTCGGGCGCATGCTCCACGAGCCGTGTTTCTACTGCGACGGCACCGGCCAGCTGATGAGCAAGGAGACCATCGCGTTCGAGATCCTCCGCGAAATCCGCAGGAAGCGCGCGGACTTGCCCGGCTACTCGGTGGTGGTCAACGCGCACCCCGCGGTGGCCGACGTGCTGAACGGCAGCGAGAAGGAGGCCGTCGCCGAGGTCGAGAACCGTTACATGCGCAAGATCCTCGTGGTCCCCCGCAAGGAGTACCACCTCGAGCAGTTCGACATCGCGGGGAAGTGAGGCACACGTGACCAAGCCAACGCCCGACGACGTCGACGCCGCCCAGACCGACGCCGCAGAGACCGACGCCTCCGACGACAAGCGCGTCGACGAGCGCGTCACCATCAACAAGGAGTTCGAGTCGTTCGACTCGTTCATCCAGGAGTACGTGACCAACATCTCGCGCACGGGCGTGTTCATCCGCGCGCAGAAGCCGTTGCCGATCGGCACGCGGGTCAACCTGCACTTCACCGTCATCATGGACGACATCGAGACCGTCGAAGGCGAAGGCGAGGTCGTGCGCCTCGAGAAGGACGGCATGGGCGTCGTGTTCCGCGAGCTCTCCGGGTACTCGAAGGGCCTCATCGACAAGCTGCTCACGCGGGGCACGAAGTAGGCCCACCGCGACGCTCGCCCACCGGCCCGGCGCGCGCGCCGCTGCGGACGGCGAGTTGGACGGGCGCCGGCAGAGAAAAGAAGAAAAACGGCGCGCGGGCTCTGTTGACCAGGCGCCAGTTGAGGCAACATGGAGGGCCCGATGGAGAACCCAGACGCGGAAAGCGCCGGCTTGAGCGGGTTGAGCCCGACCGACTCGCCCGAGCTCGTGATCGACGGCGCAGAGGCCGTCGAAGACACGAGCGAGAGCGATCCGCCGGCCCCACTCACTCGGGGTGGACCTCCGCCGCTGCCGCCTGTGGCCGCGTCGCCGTCGGAGGCGCCTCCCCGACCGTCGGCCGCACCGCCGCCGCGGCCGTCGATGGCGCCGTCGCTGCCGCCGCCCCCGAACAAGAACTTCATGCTCGTCGGAGGCGCCGTCCTCGTCGTGCTCGTCGGCGTGGCGGTGTTCGCGGGGCTCAAGGTCGGCACCTCGCTTAGCAAGAGCCGCGCTGGGACCCCCGCGCCGCCGGCCACGGCGACGGCGGCCGCTCCCTCCGCCGAGCCGGCGGCGCCCTCCGCCGATCCTTCGGCGCCGGTCATCGCGATCCCGACCGTCGAGTTCGCGAACTGAGTCGCCCCCCGGCGTAGCCAGGTAGCGGCCGCCGGATTTCGGATTTCGATGCTTCACGGCGCTGCGTGTGGTCGCGACGCGCGCGCGTCGTCGCGCTCGCGACGCGCGCGCGCCCGGGAGATCTCGGCTCCCAGACCGGGCTCGGCCGAGCGCGCACGCTCGCGTACGCGCTCGGCCCGGCGCTCCGAGGGCGGAGGCGACGCTCGCCCGGCGCCGTGCAGCGCGCGCGTAAAGTGTCTGGTGTCACTTGACACTCTTCACTCGTGCGCTAGGCTCACGTCATGCTCTCGCAGGTCCTCTCGCAGCTTCGGCTCGACGTCACGACCGTGGTCTCATCGGTGCTTGGCCGCGGTCCATCGCCATTCGTCCAGCGCCGGCCCCGCCGCGCCGCGCGGGTGGCGCACACGCCGTCGCTCGGGCGCCCCCTGCAGGTGGACGAGGTCATTCGCGAGACCGAGGACACGGTCTCGCTCGTCCTGTCGGATCCGGCGGGGCCGCTGCAGTTCACCCCGGGGCAGTTCTTCACGCTCATCGTGACCGTCGGCGGTGAGCGCCTGCGTCGCGCGTATTCGGCCTCGAGCGAGCCAGGCGCGCTCGGCGGGCGCGTGCGGCTCACGGTGCGACGGCAGCCCGAGGGCCGCGTGAGCACCCACCTCGTGGCGCACGCGCGGGCCGGCGATACGCTCACCGCGCTTGGGCCGTCGGGCGGCTTCGTCCCCGCCGCCTACGCGTTCCCTCCCCACGTGCTGCTGGTCGGCGGCGGGAGCGGCATCACTCCGCTCCTCTCGATCGCGCGGCACCTGTTGGCGTGCGAGCCCGCGAAGCGCGTCACGATCGTCTTCGGCAACCGCCGCGAGCGGGACATCCCGTTCCGCGCCGAGCTCTTGGCCCTCGTCGCCGCCCACCCCGGGCGCCTGGTCGTGCGTCACGTCCTCTCGGAGCCGGAGGAGCGCTGGACCGAGGGGGTCGGCATGCTCACGCGCGATGTGCTCGACCGGGAGCTCGACGGCCTCGCGGACGCGCTGGGAGGTGCCTCGGCCGACGACACCGCCGCGTTCCTCTGCGGTCCAGAACCCATGATGCGCGCCGCGCGCGCCGCGCTCCGGGGCCGGGGACTGACCGACGACCAGATCCGCGAGGAGGCCTTCACCTCTCCCGCCTCCGCGGGCGTCGCCCCGAAGGGCCCGGTCGAGCTCACCTTCCGGGTCGACGGCCAGAGCGTGCGGGCCGTGCAGGCGGTGGGCAAGACGCTGCTCGAGGCGGGCCTCGAGGCGGGCCTCGATCTGCCGTACTCGTGCGCGATGGGCGGCTGCGGTGCGTGCAAACTACACCTTGTCTCCGGCGAGACCACTCGTGAGGGGCTCGCGCTCACGCCCGCCGAGCGACGCGCGGGCCTGGTCCTCGCGTGCTCCGACCGCGCCCTCGGCCCGTGCACCTTGGAGCGGCCGCGGTGACCGAGCGCACGCCCCGCCGTCGCACGTCGAGCCGGCCCACGGAGGCGACTCCCCCCACTGGACCGAACGCGCCGATCGCGGCCGCGAAGCCGCGCCGCGCGAGCGCGAGGGCCGCAGCGCCCCGCGCGGAGGCGCCCACGGAGGACGCGCCGCGCCGCCTGAAGATGCAGCACCTCGTCCAGAGAACCGGCGTGCCCCGCCAGGTCATCCACTTCTACATCCAGCAGGGCCTGGTGCCCGAAGGCACGAAGACCGGCCGCAACATGGCCTACTACGACGAGTCTCACGTCGAGCGCGTAGCCCTCGTGCGGAAGCTGCAGCACGAGCGCTTCCTTCCGCTGAAGGTCATCAAGGCCATGCTCGACCAGACCGACGAGGCCTTCAGCCCCACGCAGAAGCGCCTATTCGCCGAGGTGAAGGCCCACCTGTCGAGCGCGTCGGGCCTCGTGTCCGACGACGGGCTCGTCGACGTCGACGCCCTCGCAAAGGCCCGCAACCTCGCGCCCGCGGACCTCGAAGACCTCGAGAAGGCCGGATACGTGGTCCTCGGGAAGCGCCCCGGGGCGGACGCACGATCGCGGCGCGCGACGCCTGGCTCATCGACCTGTGGGGCGAGTTTCGAGCCGCCGGCCTCACGAAGGATCTGGGCTTCACCCCACGAGATCTAAGCGTCTACGAAGACATCGTGACGCGGCTCTTTCACACCGAGGTGCGCCTACTCGCCGAGCGCGTCTCGCACCTCCCGCCCAAGGCGCTCGCGACCCTCGTCGAGCGGGCGATGCCGCTCGTGAACACGCTCATCACGCGATGGCACATGGGCAAAGCCCACGCCATCTTTGCCACTCTCGGAGAGTCCAAATGACCGTCCTCTACCGGATCTCGCAGCTCCTCCCCACGAAGGTGAAGAACCAGCTCGAGGCGTACGTCGACGCGATCGACCTGCTCTCGGAGATCAAAGATCCACGGGTGGCCCGCTCGCTCGGCCCGGCCGGGGTCCGCGGACTGCTCCTCCAGCGTGGAAAGCAGGGCACCCCCACGAAAATGACGGCGAGCCACCAGGCCCACTTCGACTGGAGCTACCCCGCCGACAACGAGGAGATGGCGGAGCTCTACCACCGCGCGAAGCTCGGTCAGTGGAACGGCGACGATCTCCCGTGGCACACCGACGTCGACCCGCTCAGCCCGGAGCTGCCTATCATTCCGGAGGACTTCGTCGACCTCGATCGAATCGCTAGCTACGGGATCACCACGACCCCCCTCGAGAAGCGAAAGATCCTCCACAGCCTCTCGGCGTGGATGCTGAGTCAGTTCCTCCACGGTGAACAAGGTGCGCTGTTCGCGGCGGCCCAGGTCACCGAGTCCGTGCAGTTCTTCGACGGCAAGCTCTACGGCGCCACTCAGGTGATGGACGAGGGCCGCCACGTGGAGGTGTTCCACCGGTACCTCGACACGAAGCTCGATCGCCTCTACCAGGTCAACGACAACCTGTTCGTGATCATCGACGCGCTCATGCGCGACAGCCGCTGGGACATGAAGTTCCTGGGAATGCAGATCATGGTGGAGGGGCTCGCGCTCGGGGCGTTCGGCGTGCTCCACAAGCGCACCCGCGAGCCGCTGCTGAAGGAGCTGCTGAAGAACGTCATCCAGGACGAGGCCCGCCACGTGCACTACGGGGTGGTCGCGCTCCGCGAGCACTTCAACCACCACATCACCGAGCGCGAGCGCTGTGAGCGCGAAGACTGGGCCTTCGAGGTGTCCCTGCTGATGCGCAATCGCTTCATGGCCTTCGAGGTGTTCGAGGAGTGGTTCGAGGGGCGCATGACGCGAGAGCAGTGGAAGGAGGTGGTCTCCTCCTCCCCCGGCATGATCGACTTTCGTCGGATGATGTTCTCGCGGATCGTGCCCAACCTGCGGGAGATTGGCCTCCTGTCGCCGCGCATCCTCCCGCACTACGAGCAAGCGGGGCTCGCGCAGTACATGCACGGCAAGTCCGCCGACACGCTCACCTCGGCGGAGCTGCTCGCCGAGGCGTGACACCCCCGCCGCTCGCGGGTTCACGCGAGGCACGAGCGCGCTCGTGCGCGCTCGTGAGTGTCAGGGCAGCGACTGAGCGCAGCGGAAGCCGACGAGGTGCCTCACGCGGGACTCGACACCGCTCCGAACGCGCAGGGCGGCGCGCACGCTGTTCGGGTTGCTGTGCTCCCAGCTCCCGCCGCGCACGACGCGAGTGCCGTCGCTCCGCTCGCGGTCGTAGTCGTCCGAATAGCCCGAAGAGGTCCACTCCATGACGTTACCGGCCATGTCGAGGAGGCCGAATGGGCTCTTCCCAGCGGGGAACGTCCCGACGGGACAGGTGGACTTGCGCGCGCCCTTCCCGACGTCGTTGCCCTCCCCGTTCCAGCAGCTCTGCCCGGCGGGGCCCGAGTCGCCCCAGGGGTAGCGGCGAGCGTCGCCGCCGCGAGCGCCGTATTCCCACTCCTCCTCGGTGGGGAGGCGCTTGTGGGCCCAGCGGCAGTATTCCTCCGCCTCGGTCGCCGTGACGCAGTTCACGGGGTGCTTCAGGCGGCCCGCCTGACGCCCGCTGTTGCAGAGCGGATCGATGGGGAAACCCGAGCATGCGCCGGCACGTACGCACTCGGCGAACGCCTCGACGGTCACCTCGGTCGTGTCCATCCAGAAGGCCTTCATCGGCACGGTGTGCGCGGGCTTCTCGTTGAGCTCGCCGTCGCTCGAGCCCATGCTCAGCGTGCCCTGCGGAACGAGCACCATGCCGGGCGGAGGGGGCGGCCCGGCGTCGGCGGTGGTCTCGGAGACCCCCCCGGCGTCGGCGTTCGGAGTGACGCAGTACCCGCCCACGAAGCGCGTGCCGGCGGGGCAGCCCGAGGCGAGCGTACCCGTACACTCGGCCCCTGTGAGCTTGGTGCCCGGGGGGCATCCGGCCTCGGTGAGCGCGGCCCGCGGGACGCACGACTCGCCCTCCAGCGTCGTCCCGTCGGGGCAGCCGCTCGCCGCGCGCCCCTCGATCGCCAGGAGCCCGAGGCGGAGGGGGACGGCGCACGCAGCGGTCTCCTTGCCTTCATTGGTCGCGCTGGTGCACGCGGCCGGCGCGCCCGCCTGCGCGAGCGGCCGCACCCCCTTGGGGAGCGTGCTCTTGCCCGTGGGCAGGTAGGGGTTCGTGATGTCGTCGAGATCGCCCGCGTGGCCCTCCACGAGCGTGTAGCCGCCGAGGTAGATCTGGCTGACGACGTGCGTCGCGCGTTGGCAGTCGCCCCGCAGCTCGCTCGTGCGGACCACATCGCGGATGGGGAGCGAGGCGATGCCGACCGTCGTGCTGTCGGAGCGCAGCGCGACGTCGCCGCGGAGGTGACCGGCGAGGTTCGATGCGCCCACGGTGAACTCGCGGAACAGATCGTTCGGCGTGGCCGCGCGCTTCGTGTCGCGGCTCGCGTGGGCGGCGTAGGTGTACTCGCCGGGCGCGCTGCACTGCGGGAGCACCTCGAGCTCCACGTTGCACCCGATGGAGCGGTAGCTCACGACGACGGCGCCAGCGGCGCGACGCTTCGCCACGAGGTCGCGCGACGCCGAATCCCACGCCTCCAGGTGCGGAAGCGGTGAGGGGCGCACCGCTCCGCACGCGAGCGAGCGGTCCACCGTCGGGGCGGGGCGCGTCGGGAACATCTCCTTGCAGGCCGCCAGTGAGAGCGCCAGCGCCAAGACCCACATTCCGCGTCGTGCACGAGGGTATCCCATGCACGCACCATATCGCACGTCGCACCACCTCTGGAAGTTTCCTCCACGGGGGCTCGCGCCCGGGCCGCCCCGGGCCTCATCGTCGGTCAACATGGTCGTCCCCCTCACTCGCCCGCCTCGCGCGGCTCGCAACTTGGCGAAACTCCTCGGTCATCAAGCGGTTCGGCGCTCTAGAACGTCCCTCCGCCCGCGAGATCCGGGGCGGCGTCCGTGTTGCGGCCGCGGGTGGGCGCCTCGTTCGTGGAGAGCTGCGCGTCCAGGAGGGCGCGCATGACGTCGCGCCCGGCGCCGGTGTGCCGCGTGGCGAGCTCCGACGGCCAGTGCGCGAACACGCGCGGAGTCTTGCGGGTGTCGCGGCTGATGCGGGTCTTGACGTAGCTCGGCTTGCCAGAGACGCGCGTGTTCGAGCGGAGGAGCTGCACCGTGCGGCCGGGGTAGTCCATCAGGTAGCCGGTGATGTACGTGATGTTGTTGCAGAGGTAGGTGTTCGAGCCCCGGGGGAAACCCGCGCGCTTCACGCCGCGCAGCACATCGCCGAAGGCGCCAGACGCGTCCGAGCGCTGCGCCGCCTCGTCGCGCGCCGCGCGCGCTGCGGACTCGACGGCGCTCCAGGACAACAGATTCGCGCGAGCCTGATCGGCGCTCGTCGCGCTCTCCAGGATGGGCGCGGAGCTCGCACCCGCCGAGGTCGCGGGCCGGAGCTGATCGGACCCGTCGTCGAGCGCAGCGGCCTTGTTGACGGCCCCGAGCTCCAGCCACAGGTCTTGCCGCGCGCCCGCCACGCCGTTCATGAGCACTAGGTCAGGGCCGAACGCCTCGATCTCTTTGGCGAGCAAGATCGCCGCGAGGTCCCAATACACGGGCAGCACCATCACGCAGAGCTCGACGTCACCGGAGCGCGGGAGCGTGACCGCGCCGGCCGCCACCGAGAGCTGCGGCCCCGGGGGATCGACCGCGCCAGGCGGCGGCTGGGAGGTCTCGGGGTACTCCATGCCGGGCAGCAGCCCGGCCGCCATGCGCCCCGTGGCGTTGTTGGCGATGCCCATGAAGCGGCCGAAGCCGGTGACGATCGCTCGTTTCTTGCCGGTCGCGGGCAGCTTGCAGCGCGCGACATAGGCGTTCGCGAAGGCGACGTTCGCGTCGTATTGCGCGCGGCCCTCCGGGGTTCGCGTGTCCACCTTCACCGCGTTCTCCTCTTCGGTGGCGGGCTCCTCGTCCACGGCAGAGTCGGTCTCCGCAGAGCAGCCTAGGCCCGCGAGCGCGATGGCGAAGGCCACCGGGACGAGGCCGGCGCGCGACGCGCGGGAGACGATGCGGAGCGGAGGTGTGGGCATGCGACCCTCCATGGTAGCTGAACCCCTCTTGGGCTCAAGGCCCGTCGCCACGCGAACACCCGCTGCCGGCCGAGCGCGAAGCCGCGCGGGCTTGGGAGAACCGGGCCGGTCGGGTAGGCTCCAGCCGTGGCGGCTCGATGCGCGGCGCTCCGTGTGGCTCTCCTCGTCGCGTGCGGCGCATGCGGCGCGAGCCTCGCGTGCGTGCCGGCTCCTGGGCCGTCCGCAGCCGAGGCCCCAGCCCCCGCGCCCGTGGTGGCGCCGAGCGCCGCCGCCGCGCCGTTCACGGCCGAGCGCGTGTGGGGCGAGGGGGCGGCGATGGGCACCCACATCGCGTTCGTGGCGTACACGACCCCCAAGGTCGACGCCGTGGGCGCGCACCGCGCGTTCGACGCAGCGCTCGCCGAGATCCAGCGCGTCGAGGGGCTGATGACCACCTGGAGAGACAGCGAGCTCTTCCGCGTGAACCAGTCCGCCGCCACGGCTCCGGTAGCCGTGGGCCAGGAGACCTTCGACCTCGTCGCCGAGTCGGTGCGCGTGGGAGAGCTCTCCTCGGGCACGTTCGACATCACCTTCGAGGGCCTGCACGGGCTGTGGAAGTTCGACCACGACCTCGACCCTCACCCGCCGAACGAGGCGGCGATCCGCGCGCTGCTGCCCGTCGTCGACTACCGCCACCTTCGGCTCGACGCGAGGGCGCGCACGGTCGCCTTCGCGAAGCCTGGCGTGAAGGTCTCCCTCGGGGGCATCGCGAAGGGCTACGCGGTCGATCGGGCCGTGAAGGTCCTCGACGATGCGGGGCTCGTGAGCTTCTTCGTACAGGCCGGAGGCGACCTCTTCGCGCGCGGCAAGAAGCCCGACGGCTCGGAGTGGTCGGCCGGCGTCCGCGATCCGCGCGGCCCCGCGCCGTTCGCGCTGATCCCGCTCACCGACCACGCCTTCAGCACGGCCGGCGACTACGAGCGCGCCTACATCGTCGACGGCAGGCGCTACCACCACATCCTCGATCCCCGTACCGGCCGCCCCGCGACCGCGTGTCGCTCCGTGACGGTGTGGGCGAAGACCGCGCTGCTCGCAGACGAGATGGACGACGCGGTGTTCATCCTCGGCCCGGAGCGCGGGCTCGAGCTCGTCGAGAAGCTCGACGGCGTGGGCGCGGTCATCGTCGACGCCCACAACCACCTGTGGATCAGCCAACGACTCCGCGGGCTCGTCCGCCTCACCGCGGCCCCGACGGACGGAACCTAGCTAGCACGGATTGCTCATGACGCTTCCGCGTGCTTGCTGCAAAGCTGCGCGTGGCGGCGCGCCGCCCACGCGTTGACCGCAACGCCGAAGCAGGCAGGATCCGAAGACGCGCGACGCGCGTAGTGTTCCGCTGACACCGGTTGGCTTTGTTTTTTAGGAGGAACGCGCATGCGCATGAAGAACGGAATTCTCGCGATCGCCCTGGGGTCGCTCGTCTCGGCGGGGGCGCTCGTCGCCGGCTGCAGCGACGACGCGCCGATGAAGGCCGACGCGGGCACTGTGCCCACGACCACGACGACGGCCACGAGCTCCACGCCCACGACCACCCTGTACGAGCGCCTCGGCAAGCTCGACGGCATCAAGACGGCCGTGAAGGCGATCGTCGTGGAGGAGCTCAAGGACGCGAACATCAGGTCCTACTTCTACTTCCAGCTGAACGCGACGCCCGGGCGCCCCACGCCTGCACAGATCGAGGAGTGCCTCTCCAACCAGCTCGCGAAAATCGCGGGCGGGCCCGAGCAGTACCCGCTCACGGTCGCCGGCGGCTTCGTGTGCCGCTCCGACATGAAGGCGGTCCACGCGGATCTCCGGATCCCGGGCGCCACGTTCGACAAGTTCATCGAGATCGCCGGCGGAGTGCTGACCGCGGCGAAGGTCGCCCCGGCCGACATCAAGGCCGTGGCTGACGCGCTCGTCGCCACGAAGGGCGCGGTCGTCGACCCCGCGGCCTCGGGCGACTTCAAGCCCCCGACCGACGCCGGCGGCGGCGGCTGAGGTAGTCCCATGAGCCAACCCGAGCGTCAGCCTCGTTCCAAGGTGAAGAGCGCCGTCGTCGGCGTCGCGATTTCGATCGCGGCGGCCACGGGGGTCGTTGGCCTGCTGCACACGAGCGTCGGCAAGCCGCTGCTCGCGAAGGCGGGCGGCTGCCCTGCGAACAACGCGCCTCCTCAGGGCGTGGAGGACGCGCAGAAGCGAGCGATCCGCCTCACCCGCGGAGACACGCCCGCTCCGGCGCGAATGGCGCTCGGGTTCCAGCTCGACAAAACCACGCTGAATGACGTTCAGTCGTGGGCGAAGGCCCGCGGGGTGACCTGCAAGGCGACCCGCGAAGACACCACGATCTCGTGCGTCGACATCCCGGCCGAGGCGCTGCCCGCCACGTTCGCGCGGGCGCGCATCGACGAGCTCGAGATGTCGTTTCGCGTGGGCGACAAGACCCTCCTCGGCCTCTCGACGTGGCGCTGGCACCTCCCGGAGGACACGGCGGCGCGCGAGCTCGACTCGGTGGTCGCTGGTCTGCGGGGG
This genomic window from Myxococcales bacterium contains:
- a CDS encoding Rne/Rng family ribonuclease, whose amino-acid sequence is MAKNILVVSCDVRETRAALIEDGIIAELHIERSGADASTVGNVYVGKVTRVLPGLQAAFIDIGQERAAFLHVEDLIRPDDFDAYLAGGRKHARGEARVVEAEVPPVEEDEDGADDDEAPITAVSAAAEAGAPAAPGAAASHSSNVELELGSEAALLEGATDDSSADVGALAAQADDDLDEAPDSDEAAVSPEPLQADGDDGDDGDDRGSDADLDPADDVADDLDRGDGDDAADEAEGPTLTSAPIDGFPEDLPGFTISDPGEPVPRAPAPARTADRGRGRRRGRGRSGDRPGGDGGGGGGRDRGRSGGGGGGTSDRGDRGKHGRRPGPSAQPAPNRISKSTPIREVVREGQEIIVQVTKDPISTKGARCSSHISLPGRYVVYLPTVEHVGISKRIGSEKERARLREAIDGMKPPSGGLIVRTVAEGLTKKQLKQDVGYLVRLWGEIAKKKETVGKAPAILMNELDLVLKVARDLFTDEVAQVVVDDKNQYDRLCRFVEMFAPDRVKDVVYYSEEEPIFDAYGIEDEIGRALSRKVPLPSGGHLVIDQAEALTAIDVNTGRFVGKGSKDMEETVLKTNLEAVHEIAYQLRFRNIGGLIILDLIDMERSSNREKVRRTLEDLLQKDKAKTTLNRISDLGLIEMTRKRTRESLGRMLHEPCFYCDGTGQLMSKETIAFEILREIRRKRADLPGYSVVVNAHPAVADVLNGSEKEAVAEVENRYMRKILVVPRKEYHLEQFDIAGK
- a CDS encoding PilZ domain-containing protein; its protein translation is MTKPTPDDVDAAQTDAAETDASDDKRVDERVTINKEFESFDSFIQEYVTNISRTGVFIRAQKPLPIGTRVNLHFTVIMDDIETVEGEGEVVRLEKDGMGVVFRELSGYSKGLIDKLLTRGTK
- a CDS encoding ferredoxin--NADP reductase encodes the protein MLSQVLSQLRLDVTTVVSSVLGRGPSPFVQRRPRRAARVAHTPSLGRPLQVDEVIRETEDTVSLVLSDPAGPLQFTPGQFFTLIVTVGGERLRRAYSASSEPGALGGRVRLTVRRQPEGRVSTHLVAHARAGDTLTALGPSGGFVPAAYAFPPHVLLVGGGSGITPLLSIARHLLACEPAKRVTIVFGNRRERDIPFRAELLALVAAHPGRLVVRHVLSEPEERWTEGVGMLTRDVLDRELDGLADALGGASADDTAAFLCGPEPMMRAARAALRGRGLTDDQIREEAFTSPASAGVAPKGPVELTFRVDGQSVRAVQAVGKTLLEAGLEAGLDLPYSCAMGGCGACKLHLVSGETTREGLALTPAERRAGLVLACSDRALGPCTLERPR
- a CDS encoding MerR family transcriptional regulator, which codes for MTERTPRRRTSSRPTEATPPTGPNAPIAAAKPRRASARAAAPRAEAPTEDAPRRLKMQHLVQRTGVPRQVIHFYIQQGLVPEGTKTGRNMAYYDESHVERVALVRKLQHERFLPLKVIKAMLDQTDEAFSPTQKRLFAEVKAHLSSASGLVSDDGLVDVDALAKARNLAPADLEDLEKAGYVVLGKRPGADARSRRATPGSSTCGASFEPPASRRIWASPHEI
- a CDS encoding ferritin-like domain-containing protein codes for the protein MTVLYRISQLLPTKVKNQLEAYVDAIDLLSEIKDPRVARSLGPAGVRGLLLQRGKQGTPTKMTASHQAHFDWSYPADNEEMAELYHRAKLGQWNGDDLPWHTDVDPLSPELPIIPEDFVDLDRIASYGITTTPLEKRKILHSLSAWMLSQFLHGEQGALFAAAQVTESVQFFDGKLYGATQVMDEGRHVEVFHRYLDTKLDRLYQVNDNLFVIIDALMRDSRWDMKFLGMQIMVEGLALGAFGVLHKRTREPLLKELLKNVIQDEARHVHYGVVALREHFNHHITERERCEREDWAFEVSLLMRNRFMAFEVFEEWFEGRMTREQWKEVVSSSPGMIDFRRMMFSRIVPNLREIGLLSPRILPHYEQAGLAQYMHGKSADTLTSAELLAEA
- a CDS encoding formylglycine-generating enzyme family protein; this translates as MGYPRARRGMWVLALALSLAACKEMFPTRPAPTVDRSLACGAVRPSPLPHLEAWDSASRDLVAKRRAAGAVVVSYRSIGCNVELEVLPQCSAPGEYTYAAHASRDTKRAATPNDLFREFTVGASNLAGHLRGDVALRSDSTTVGIASLPIRDVVRTSELRGDCQRATHVVSQIYLGGYTLVEGHAGDLDDITNPYLPTGKSTLPKGVRPLAQAGAPAACTSATNEGKETAACAVPLRLGLLAIEGRAASGCPDGTTLEGESCVPRAALTEAGCPPGTKLTGAECTGTLASGCPAGTRFVGGYCVTPNADAGGVSETTADAGPPPPPGMVLVPQGTLSMGSSDGELNEKPAHTVPMKAFWMDTTEVTVEAFAECVRAGACSGFPIDPLCNSGRQAGRLKHPVNCVTATEAEEYCRWAHKRLPTEEEWEYGARGGDARRYPWGDSGPAGQSCWNGEGNDVGKGARKSTCPVGTFPAGKSPFGLLDMAGNVMEWTSSGYSDDYDRERSDGTRVVRGGSWEHSNPNSVRAALRVRSGVESRVRHLVGFRCAQSLP
- a CDS encoding FAD:protein FMN transferase, whose translation is MAARCAALRVALLVACGACGASLACVPAPGPSAAEAPAPAPVVAPSAAAAPFTAERVWGEGAAMGTHIAFVAYTTPKVDAVGAHRAFDAALAEIQRVEGLMTTWRDSELFRVNQSAATAPVAVGQETFDLVAESVRVGELSSGTFDITFEGLHGLWKFDHDLDPHPPNEAAIRALLPVVDYRHLRLDARARTVAFAKPGVKVSLGGIAKGYAVDRAVKVLDDAGLVSFFVQAGGDLFARGKKPDGSEWSAGVRDPRGPAPFALIPLTDHAFSTAGDYERAYIVDGRRYHHILDPRTGRPATACRSVTVWAKTALLADEMDDAVFILGPERGLELVEKLDGVGAVIVDAHNHLWISQRLRGLVRLTAAPTDGT